A genomic region of Salinibacter pepae contains the following coding sequences:
- the murG gene encoding undecaprenyldiphospho-muramoylpentapeptide beta-N-acetylglucosaminyltransferase, with protein MSTRAPHILMVGGGTGGHVYPAIAIADAVRALRPDAQVVFVGTQDRLEARAVPEAGYALHPITAQGLQRRAVASNLLLPFRVAQGLVQSWRLVGAIEPDVAVGTGGYVAAPVLMAAWLRGRPLLIQEQNAYAGLTNRVLARLALRVHLAFPEAKDWVPSEHAVVSGNPTRQSLRDADPDAARAAFNVPEDGRVLLVMGGSLGSAAINGAIQRILDPLLAEGDVYVVWQTGTRYYDDLTADLDEHPRLRVVEYIDQMGHAYAAADLAVCRAGALTCSELTVTGTPAVLVPSPNVTADHQTKNARSLERAGAAVWLDEADLDAHLETVLLDLLGNADRRARMAEAARDRARPDAAETIARDVLALADRYRTN; from the coding sequence ATGAGCACGCGTGCGCCACACATACTGATGGTTGGGGGCGGCACTGGGGGACACGTGTACCCGGCCATCGCCATTGCCGACGCGGTGCGGGCCCTTCGTCCGGACGCCCAGGTTGTGTTTGTGGGCACGCAGGACCGGCTCGAAGCGCGGGCCGTGCCGGAGGCGGGGTATGCCCTCCACCCGATTACGGCGCAGGGCCTTCAGCGACGGGCCGTGGCGTCCAACCTGCTGCTGCCGTTCCGCGTGGCGCAGGGCCTGGTGCAGAGCTGGCGCCTCGTGGGGGCCATCGAGCCGGACGTGGCGGTGGGCACGGGCGGGTACGTGGCCGCCCCGGTGCTGATGGCGGCGTGGCTGCGCGGGCGGCCCCTCCTGATACAGGAGCAAAACGCCTACGCGGGCCTCACCAACCGGGTGCTCGCGCGCCTTGCGCTGCGCGTCCACCTCGCCTTTCCCGAGGCGAAGGACTGGGTGCCCTCCGAGCACGCGGTGGTGAGCGGAAACCCCACGCGCCAGTCGTTGCGGGACGCAGACCCCGACGCGGCCCGGGCGGCCTTCAACGTCCCGGAGGACGGGCGTGTGCTGTTGGTCATGGGGGGGTCGCTGGGCAGCGCCGCGATCAACGGGGCGATCCAGCGGATCCTGGATCCCCTGCTGGCCGAGGGCGACGTGTACGTGGTCTGGCAGACGGGAACCCGGTACTACGACGACCTGACGGCGGACCTCGACGAGCACCCGCGACTTCGCGTCGTCGAGTACATCGACCAGATGGGACACGCCTACGCCGCGGCCGACCTCGCGGTGTGCCGGGCGGGGGCGCTCACCTGCAGCGAGCTGACGGTCACGGGCACGCCCGCGGTCCTCGTGCCCTCGCCCAACGTGACGGCCGACCATCAGACCAAGAACGCACGGAGCCTGGAACGGGCCGGCGCCGCCGTGTGGCTGGACGAGGCAGACCTCGACGCGCACCTGGAGACGGTGCTGCTCGACCTGCTCGGCAATGCCGACCGGCGCGCCCGGATGGCCGAGGCCGCCCGCGACCGGGCCCGCCCCGACGCCGCGGAGACCATTGCCCGCGACGTCCTGGCCCTTGCCGATCGCTACCGCACGAACTGA
- the murD gene encoding UDP-N-acetylmuramoyl-L-alanine--D-glutamate ligase: MRTKRATVVGGARSGRAVARLLAKVGGEVFLTEQDAPSDGAAAALDAAGVEYEFGGHTAAALNADVLVLSPGVPTQSNIVQQALRAGLDVYSEIEAASWFCDAPIVAITGTNGKTTTTSLTGHVFRTAFADTPDREALVAGNIGYPFSDYVLETEPTDVVVLEVSSFQLDHVETFRPRVSVLLNITPDHLGRYDHDFEAYAQAKHNIFRNQGEGDVVVYNRDDDDVRDAVEEAAAEQGVRPMAITREGVPAAGAGLRDGRIVLRTDDEDASLMPQDELALRGRHNMYNSLAAAVSARVMEVENDVIRESLSGFEGVPHRLEAVRTVDDVLYVNDSKATNVNAVWYALESFDRPIVLIAGGRDKGNDYTDLKPLVREQVRAVVALGESAETVGRALGDEAGRHRRADTMEDALSQAQRAAQPGDVVLLSPACSSFDMYANYEERGDTFRRLVETML; encoded by the coding sequence GTGCGCACAAAACGAGCCACCGTGGTGGGCGGCGCCCGCAGTGGGCGGGCCGTGGCCCGGCTGCTGGCGAAGGTGGGGGGCGAGGTGTTTCTCACTGAGCAGGACGCCCCGTCGGACGGGGCCGCGGCGGCCCTCGACGCGGCCGGCGTCGAGTACGAGTTTGGGGGGCACACGGCCGCGGCGCTCAACGCCGACGTTCTTGTGCTCAGTCCCGGGGTGCCCACGCAGTCGAACATCGTGCAGCAGGCGCTGCGGGCGGGGCTCGACGTGTACTCCGAAATTGAGGCGGCGTCCTGGTTCTGCGACGCGCCCATCGTGGCCATCACCGGGACCAACGGCAAGACGACCACGACGAGCCTCACCGGGCACGTCTTCCGAACGGCCTTCGCGGACACCCCGGACCGCGAGGCCCTCGTGGCGGGCAACATCGGGTACCCGTTTTCCGACTACGTGCTCGAGACGGAGCCGACAGACGTGGTGGTGCTGGAGGTGTCCAGCTTCCAGCTCGACCACGTGGAGACGTTTCGCCCGCGCGTGAGCGTGCTACTGAACATCACGCCCGACCACCTGGGGCGCTACGACCACGACTTCGAGGCCTACGCGCAGGCCAAGCACAACATTTTCCGCAATCAGGGCGAGGGCGACGTGGTGGTCTACAACCGGGACGATGACGACGTACGGGACGCCGTGGAGGAGGCGGCCGCGGAGCAGGGCGTCCGCCCGATGGCCATCACCAGAGAGGGGGTGCCGGCGGCCGGGGCCGGACTGCGAGACGGCCGCATCGTGCTTCGAACCGACGACGAAGACGCTTCGCTCATGCCTCAGGACGAGCTCGCCCTTCGAGGGCGTCACAACATGTACAACTCGCTTGCGGCCGCCGTCTCGGCCCGTGTGATGGAGGTCGAGAACGACGTCATTCGCGAGAGCCTGTCCGGCTTCGAGGGCGTGCCGCACCGGCTGGAGGCGGTGCGCACGGTGGACGACGTGCTGTACGTCAACGACTCGAAGGCCACCAACGTGAACGCGGTCTGGTACGCCCTGGAGAGCTTCGACCGGCCCATCGTCCTGATTGCCGGGGGCCGAGACAAGGGAAACGACTACACGGACCTCAAGCCGCTCGTTCGCGAGCAGGTGCGGGCGGTGGTGGCCCTCGGGGAGAGTGCCGAGACGGTCGGCCGGGCGCTCGGGGACGAGGCCGGCCGGCACCGCCGGGCCGACACCATGGAGGACGCCCTGAGCCAGGCCCAACGCGCGGCCCAGCCGGGCGACGTGGTGCTGCTGAGCCCGGCGTGCTCCTCCTTCGACATGTACGCAAACTACGAGGAGCGGGGCGACACCTTCCGCCGCCTCGTGGAGACAATGCTATAG
- the ftsA gene encoding cell division protein FtsA, with amino-acid sequence MNENIVVGVDIGTTKVCAVVAGKDDLDRVNILGVGMAPSDGLNRGVVVNIDRTVAAVREAVEEAERAAGVEVQNVVVGIAGDHVQSFQTRGVVTINANEITQNDVQRLLEDTTHVALPADREILHVIPQEFIVDGQDGVADPVGMSGVRLEADVHIITGLVSAAKNIYRCIEKAGFRVSDLVLEPLASSFSVLHEDEKEVGVALIDIGGGTTDIAVFEDHTIRHTAVIAVAGDKVTDDIRKGLGVMRDQAEQLKRQFGVALAEEADSDEKIEIPGIGGRDEKTIGRDALAQIIQPRLEEILEIAAMEIKRSGYGRHLGVGTVLTGGGSLVPHTDELAAEVLGMEARVGRPMGLSGGLVEEVSDPKFSTGVGLVLYGMRPDIIGGTTLSEEVRAHQNGQAGGDTLMARIANRMKAWFDEL; translated from the coding sequence ATGAATGAAAACATCGTCGTAGGAGTCGACATCGGCACGACCAAGGTCTGTGCCGTCGTCGCCGGCAAGGATGACCTCGACCGCGTGAACATTCTTGGGGTGGGCATGGCCCCCTCCGACGGCCTCAACCGCGGGGTGGTGGTCAACATCGACCGCACCGTGGCGGCCGTTCGGGAGGCGGTGGAGGAGGCCGAGCGGGCCGCCGGCGTGGAGGTGCAGAACGTGGTCGTGGGCATCGCGGGCGACCATGTGCAAAGCTTCCAGACGCGCGGGGTGGTGACGATCAACGCCAACGAGATTACGCAGAACGACGTGCAGCGCCTCCTCGAGGACACGACGCACGTGGCCCTGCCCGCCGACCGCGAGATCCTGCACGTCATCCCGCAGGAGTTCATCGTGGATGGGCAGGACGGCGTGGCCGACCCCGTGGGCATGAGTGGGGTGCGCCTGGAGGCGGACGTGCACATCATCACCGGGCTCGTCTCCGCCGCCAAGAACATCTACCGGTGCATCGAGAAGGCGGGCTTTCGGGTGTCCGACCTGGTGCTGGAGCCGCTCGCCTCCTCGTTTAGCGTGCTGCACGAGGACGAGAAGGAGGTGGGGGTGGCCCTCATCGACATCGGCGGCGGCACGACCGACATTGCCGTCTTTGAGGACCACACGATCCGCCACACGGCCGTCATCGCGGTGGCCGGCGACAAGGTGACCGACGACATCCGAAAGGGCCTCGGCGTGATGCGAGACCAGGCCGAGCAGCTGAAGCGACAGTTCGGCGTGGCCCTCGCCGAGGAGGCGGACTCGGACGAGAAAATCGAGATTCCGGGCATCGGCGGGCGGGACGAGAAGACGATCGGGCGCGACGCCCTCGCCCAGATCATTCAACCGCGCCTGGAAGAGATTCTGGAGATCGCGGCGATGGAAATCAAGCGCAGCGGCTACGGCCGGCACCTGGGCGTCGGGACCGTGCTGACCGGGGGCGGGTCGCTCGTCCCCCACACCGACGAGCTGGCCGCCGAGGTGCTCGGCATGGAGGCCCGCGTGGGGCGCCCCATGGGCCTGAGCGGCGGGCTCGTGGAGGAGGTGAGCGACCCCAAGTTCTCGACCGGGGTGGGCCTCGTCCTCTACGGCATGCGCCCCGACATCATCGGCGGCACCACGCTCTCCGAAGAGGTGCGGGCCCACCAGAACGGGCAGGCCGGCGGCGACACGCTCATGGCCCGCATCGCCAACCGCATGAAGGCCTGGTTCGACGAATTGTAA
- a CDS encoding UDP-N-acetylmuramoyl-L-alanyl-D-glutamate--2,6-diaminopimelate ligase: MPGPTSAHTERVSEWEPDPLPWAALRRRLRTADLLDETIAGAEAPDPDTLAIGGLTDDSRAVTPGGGFVAIRGVDADGHSFIDMAVDNGARLVVCEALPTRARERFPGVVFARVTDTRTALAEGAAALHGDPADELRLVGVTGTNGKTTVAYLVHHLVEALGETAGLLSTIEVQAGGETTAPALTTPGPLVLHRTLRRMVDRGCTACVMEVSSHALDQHRVHGLDYEVAIFTTLSVDHLDYHDTLDDYRAAKKTLFDALGPDATALYNADDEAGPTMVADTEARVVSFGLDRDADIEAAVLEARLDGQRVRLDGHERDTRLAGRFNASNMAAAYGTGTALGHAPEAVADALADAPPVPGRVEPLRFGDGTTVIVDYAHTPDALENVLRTVRDTTPAKAALWCVFGCGGDRDAGKRPTMGRIAERLADRVIVTSDNPRTEAPVAILRDIRDGVERPESMRWIVDREEAIQAAADETMPGDVVVIAGKGHETTQTIGTDTRPFDDREMARRYFG, translated from the coding sequence ATGCCAGGCCCTACGTCTGCACACACCGAGCGGGTTTCGGAGTGGGAGCCCGATCCCCTCCCCTGGGCGGCGCTCCGGCGTCGGCTGCGGACGGCGGATTTGCTGGACGAAACGATAGCGGGGGCCGAAGCCCCCGATCCCGACACCCTCGCGATCGGCGGCCTGACGGACGACAGTCGGGCGGTCACGCCGGGCGGCGGCTTCGTCGCGATTCGCGGCGTGGACGCCGACGGCCACTCGTTCATTGACATGGCGGTAGACAACGGCGCGCGCCTCGTCGTGTGCGAAGCGCTGCCGACCCGAGCGCGCGAGCGCTTTCCCGGGGTCGTGTTTGCGCGTGTGACAGACACGCGGACGGCCCTGGCCGAGGGCGCCGCGGCCCTGCATGGGGACCCGGCCGACGAGCTGCGTCTCGTGGGCGTGACGGGGACGAACGGAAAAACCACGGTGGCCTACCTCGTCCACCACTTGGTGGAGGCGCTGGGAGAGACCGCTGGGCTGCTCAGCACGATCGAGGTCCAGGCGGGCGGCGAGACGACGGCCCCCGCCCTCACGACACCGGGGCCGCTGGTCCTGCACCGCACGCTGCGACGCATGGTGGACCGGGGCTGCACGGCCTGCGTGATGGAGGTGTCGTCCCACGCGCTCGACCAGCACCGTGTGCACGGGCTCGACTATGAGGTGGCCATCTTCACCACCCTTTCGGTCGATCATCTCGACTACCACGACACGCTGGACGACTACCGGGCGGCGAAGAAAACCCTGTTCGACGCCCTCGGGCCCGACGCGACGGCCCTCTACAACGCCGACGACGAGGCCGGCCCCACGATGGTGGCCGATACAGAGGCGCGGGTCGTGTCCTTCGGGCTCGACCGAGACGCGGACATCGAGGCGGCTGTGCTGGAGGCGCGGCTCGACGGGCAACGGGTGCGGCTCGACGGCCACGAGCGGGACACCCGACTGGCGGGGCGCTTCAACGCCTCCAACATGGCGGCCGCCTACGGGACCGGCACGGCCCTCGGCCACGCGCCGGAGGCCGTGGCCGACGCCCTCGCCGACGCGCCGCCGGTGCCGGGCCGGGTCGAGCCGCTGCGCTTCGGGGACGGCACCACGGTCATTGTCGATTACGCCCACACGCCCGACGCGCTGGAGAACGTGCTCCGCACGGTGCGCGACACGACCCCGGCGAAGGCCGCGCTCTGGTGCGTGTTTGGGTGCGGGGGAGACCGCGATGCGGGCAAGCGGCCCACGATGGGCCGCATCGCCGAGCGGCTCGCGGACCGCGTGATCGTGACGAGCGACAACCCCCGCACGGAAGCCCCGGTGGCCATTCTGCGGGACATCCGCGACGGGGTGGAGCGGCCGGAGTCGATGCGCTGGATTGTAGACCGGGAGGAGGCCATCCAGGCCGCGGCCGACGAGACGATGCCGGGCGACGTGGTCGTGATCGCGGGCAAGGGCCACGAGACGACACAGACCATTGGCACCGACACCCGCCCCTTCGACGACCGCGAGATGGCACGACGATACTTTGGCTGA
- the mraY gene encoding phospho-N-acetylmuramoyl-pentapeptide-transferase: MLYYLIDYIERLYHPPGFQVIRFITVRAALASITALGIALGAGRGIIRWLRQQQLGEQVREGEAAGAISHAHKAGTPTMGGIIILLSVGGATLLWGAVANTYVWLSLVAMGGLGVVGFADDYVKTVRKQKDGLNAWYKVAGQVAVGLFVGGVLYFHPDFAAYNTFTFIPFLKDQVLDYDLFRFLELGVDLGWLVYLPVVVFIVTAVSNAVNLTDGLDGLTTGVTAFVSLGLVALVYVSGNAEFATFLNVMHLPGTGELTVFVAAVTAACFGFLWYNGYPATVFMGDTGALALGGAVGSTILMVRKELLLPLLGIVYFAEALSVIVQTSYFKYTRRRTGTGKRVFRMAPLHHHYEARGLHEAKIVTRFWIVTAITVIAALLILRIR, translated from the coding sequence ATGCTCTACTACCTCATCGACTACATTGAGCGGCTGTACCACCCGCCGGGGTTTCAGGTGATCCGGTTTATCACCGTGCGGGCGGCGCTGGCCTCCATCACGGCGCTCGGCATCGCGCTGGGGGCGGGGCGGGGCATCATCCGGTGGCTGCGGCAGCAGCAGCTCGGGGAGCAGGTGCGGGAGGGCGAGGCGGCCGGGGCCATCAGCCACGCCCACAAGGCGGGCACGCCCACGATGGGGGGCATCATCATCCTGCTGTCTGTGGGCGGGGCGACGCTGCTCTGGGGGGCCGTCGCCAATACGTACGTGTGGCTCTCCCTCGTGGCGATGGGTGGGCTCGGCGTGGTGGGCTTCGCCGACGACTACGTGAAGACGGTACGGAAGCAAAAGGACGGCCTCAATGCCTGGTACAAGGTGGCGGGCCAGGTTGCCGTCGGGCTTTTCGTGGGGGGCGTGCTGTACTTCCATCCCGACTTTGCGGCCTACAATACGTTCACGTTCATTCCCTTTCTGAAAGATCAGGTGCTCGATTATGACCTCTTTCGGTTTCTAGAGCTGGGGGTCGACCTCGGATGGCTCGTCTACCTTCCGGTGGTCGTCTTCATTGTGACGGCGGTCTCCAACGCCGTGAACCTGACCGACGGCCTCGACGGCCTGACGACCGGCGTCACGGCGTTCGTGTCGCTGGGGCTCGTCGCGCTGGTGTATGTGTCCGGCAACGCGGAGTTTGCGACGTTCCTGAACGTCATGCACCTGCCGGGCACCGGGGAGCTGACGGTGTTCGTGGCGGCCGTCACGGCGGCCTGCTTCGGGTTTCTGTGGTACAACGGATACCCGGCGACCGTCTTTATGGGCGACACCGGCGCCCTCGCCCTCGGCGGGGCCGTGGGGAGCACGATCCTCATGGTGCGCAAGGAGCTGCTGCTGCCGCTGCTTGGCATCGTGTACTTTGCCGAGGCGCTCTCGGTCATCGTGCAGACAAGCTACTTCAAATACACCCGACGCCGCACCGGCACCGGAAAGCGCGTCTTCCGGATGGCGCCCCTGCATCACCACTACGAGGCCCGCGGCCTCCACGAGGCGAAAATCGTGACGCGCTTCTGGATTGTGACCGCCATCACCGTAATCGCCGCCCTGCTCATCCTTCGCATTCGCTAG
- the murC gene encoding UDP-N-acetylmuramate--L-alanine ligase: MAELRTQPALGRIRQVHMVGIGGIGMSSIAEVLLNRGYTVTGSDLERSDVTERLEAEGATIHEGHAAEQVGTADVVVYSSAVDPDENPETREAERRRISLIPRAEMLGELIRMKFGVGVAGTHGKTTTTSMAGLVVAEGGFDPTVIVGGKVTAFGSNAITGEGDVLVIEADEYDRTFLRLTPSLAVITSIEEDHLDVYEDLAAIQAAFTQYANSVPFFGAAILCLDDPNVQAIVGDVERRVVTYGTTRQAEVRGENVRREGMTTRFDVVVRGERLGTLELHVPGLHNVRNALAAVAVGQELEISFERVRDGLGTFTGVRRRFEKKGEVGGITVLDDYAHHPTEIEATLDAAHQGFPDRRVVAVFQPHMYSRTQNFMDEFARAFFNADMLVLTDVYGARETPIEGVSGGRLAERAEQFGHRAVHYVPEKTDLPGRLQELVGPGDVVLMLGAGDIWRASEAFVELLENGGETEIERD, from the coding sequence ATGGCTGAACTCCGTACACAACCGGCTTTGGGCCGCATCCGCCAGGTCCACATGGTGGGCATCGGCGGCATCGGCATGAGCTCCATCGCCGAGGTGCTCCTGAACCGCGGCTACACCGTGACGGGCTCGGACCTGGAGCGCAGCGACGTCACCGAGCGCCTGGAGGCGGAGGGGGCCACGATCCACGAGGGGCACGCCGCTGAGCAGGTGGGCACGGCCGACGTGGTGGTCTACTCCAGTGCCGTCGACCCCGACGAGAACCCGGAGACCCGCGAGGCCGAACGCCGCCGCATCTCGCTCATCCCGCGCGCCGAGATGCTGGGGGAGCTGATCCGGATGAAGTTTGGCGTCGGCGTGGCCGGCACCCACGGCAAGACGACCACGACCTCGATGGCGGGGCTCGTGGTGGCCGAGGGGGGCTTCGATCCGACCGTGATCGTGGGGGGAAAGGTGACGGCCTTCGGCTCCAACGCCATCACGGGGGAGGGCGATGTCCTTGTGATTGAAGCCGACGAGTACGACCGCACGTTCCTGCGCCTGACGCCGTCGCTGGCGGTCATCACGAGCATCGAGGAGGATCACCTCGACGTGTACGAGGACCTGGCGGCCATCCAGGCGGCCTTCACGCAGTACGCCAACAGCGTGCCGTTCTTCGGGGCGGCCATCCTGTGCCTCGACGACCCGAACGTGCAGGCCATCGTCGGCGACGTGGAGCGCCGCGTCGTGACCTACGGCACGACACGCCAGGCGGAGGTGCGGGGCGAGAACGTCCGGCGGGAGGGCATGACGACCCGGTTCGACGTGGTGGTGCGCGGAGAGCGCCTCGGCACCCTCGAGCTGCACGTGCCGGGCCTGCACAACGTGCGCAACGCGCTTGCCGCCGTGGCGGTGGGCCAGGAGCTCGAGATTTCGTTCGAGCGGGTGCGCGACGGGCTCGGCACCTTCACCGGCGTCCGCCGCCGGTTTGAGAAGAAGGGAGAGGTGGGCGGCATCACGGTGCTCGACGACTACGCCCACCACCCAACCGAAATTGAGGCGACCCTGGACGCGGCCCACCAGGGCTTTCCCGACCGCCGTGTCGTCGCGGTCTTTCAGCCGCACATGTACTCCCGCACTCAGAACTTCATGGACGAGTTCGCCCGCGCCTTCTTCAACGCCGACATGCTCGTCCTGACCGACGTGTACGGGGCGCGCGAGACGCCGATCGAGGGGGTGAGCGGCGGGCGCCTGGCTGAGCGGGCCGAGCAGTTTGGGCACCGGGCCGTGCACTACGTGCCGGAGAAAACCGACCTCCCGGGCCGCCTGCAGGAGCTCGTGGGGCCGGGCGACGTCGTTCTGATGCTGGGCGCGGGCGACATCTGGCGCGCGAGTGAGGCCTTCGTGGAGCTGCTTGAAAACGGTGGTGAGACAGAAATTGAACGCGACTGA
- a CDS encoding FtsW/RodA/SpoVE family cell cycle protein has protein sequence MSIVQSLTQKVTDRAPADKYVVWVVLALSSVGVVAVYSAVTYLAEVRVGTEPVHFLLRHLARVGIALGAMGVVSLIDYRTLARYSRLALVGTLLLLVAVKVVGLFSGGADRWLQIGGVGFQPSEFARVALVFYVAVLLVQKQDYVKSFSRTFLPVLFWVGLTVGLIALDDLSTALVLLLGVLLMSFVGRVSVLQIGGLAVLGGVMAFGVLSTSPDRAARLEAYLGMDLFPNTDTEQVMDARGEQYQSRQARMAFAVGGFTGVGPGKSVQRDFLPEPYNDFIFAIIAEEYGIFGALALLAGVFVLLFRGYLRIARDAPDPLGLILAVGMTTLVVTYGFVHAGVASGLLPVTGLPMPFVSYGGTSLLANGIMIGVLLNISRHAGQRSAERV, from the coding sequence ATGAGCATCGTCCAGTCCCTCACACAGAAAGTGACCGACCGCGCCCCGGCGGACAAGTACGTGGTGTGGGTCGTGTTGGCGCTGTCGTCCGTGGGCGTGGTGGCGGTGTATAGCGCCGTCACGTATCTGGCGGAGGTGCGGGTTGGAACCGAGCCGGTGCACTTCCTGCTTCGCCACCTGGCCCGCGTGGGGATTGCCCTCGGGGCGATGGGGGTGGTGAGCCTCATCGACTACCGCACGCTGGCCCGGTACAGCCGGCTGGCGCTCGTGGGCACCCTGCTCCTGCTGGTCGCCGTCAAGGTCGTCGGTCTGTTCTCGGGCGGGGCCGACCGCTGGCTGCAGATTGGCGGGGTCGGGTTTCAGCCGTCGGAGTTCGCGCGGGTGGCGCTCGTCTTTTACGTGGCGGTGCTGTTGGTGCAGAAGCAGGACTACGTGAAGAGCTTCAGCCGCACGTTCCTGCCGGTGCTGTTTTGGGTGGGGCTGACGGTGGGGCTCATCGCCCTTGACGACCTGTCGACGGCCCTCGTGTTGCTGCTCGGGGTGCTGCTGATGAGCTTCGTGGGGCGCGTGAGCGTTCTGCAGATCGGTGGGCTCGCCGTGCTGGGGGGCGTGATGGCGTTCGGCGTGCTGTCGACATCGCCCGACCGGGCCGCCCGCCTAGAGGCGTACCTCGGGATGGACTTGTTTCCGAACACCGACACGGAGCAGGTCATGGACGCGCGGGGGGAGCAGTATCAGTCCCGGCAGGCCCGGATGGCCTTCGCGGTGGGCGGGTTCACCGGGGTGGGGCCGGGGAAGAGTGTCCAGCGCGACTTCCTTCCGGAGCCCTATAACGACTTTATTTTCGCCATCATCGCGGAGGAGTACGGCATCTTCGGGGCCCTGGCCCTGTTGGCCGGGGTCTTCGTGCTGCTCTTTCGCGGGTACCTCCGCATTGCGCGGGACGCCCCGGACCCGCTCGGGCTCATTCTGGCGGTGGGGATGACCACGCTGGTCGTGACGTACGGGTTCGTGCACGCCGGGGTGGCCAGTGGGCTGTTGCCGGTGACGGGCCTGCCCATGCCGTTTGTCTCGTACGGAGGGACGTCTCTGCTGGCCAACGGCATCATGATTGGAGTCCTGTTGAATATCTCCCGTCACGCGGGACAGCGTTCCGCCGAGCGGGTTTGA
- a CDS encoding cell division protein FtsQ/DivIB, with translation MTRDQTATFGRHALRLAGSGLLVAGVVALGLLGWQWRADVTVDRVAVTGAQHAPPDTLRRLARVGRGTAMKAVAPMLVADRVARHPWVKEATAETQWMQGALRIAVTERTPAALAVDAQGRPAYYLNRSGHAMPLPDRAGYDVPLVRGLEAEAPWTQPDTAQTPSSLRRVLRALPEAGVSNLVAEIEMQPDDAIELTTTPIGPHDALPVHLGSGSVSRKLRTLRAFARQVLASSPDEPIERIDLRFDGQVVTRTRPLDG, from the coding sequence ATGACACGGGACCAAACTGCGACATTTGGACGCCATGCCCTCCGCCTCGCGGGGAGCGGGCTCCTCGTGGCGGGCGTCGTGGCGCTGGGCCTCCTGGGCTGGCAGTGGCGGGCGGACGTGACGGTGGACCGGGTGGCCGTGACCGGGGCGCAGCACGCCCCGCCCGACACGCTGCGCCGCCTGGCCCGGGTGGGCCGCGGCACGGCGATGAAGGCCGTCGCGCCGATGCTCGTCGCCGACCGGGTGGCCCGCCACCCGTGGGTGAAAGAAGCGACCGCCGAGACGCAGTGGATGCAGGGCGCCCTGAGGATTGCGGTCACCGAGCGCACCCCCGCGGCCCTCGCGGTGGACGCGCAGGGCCGTCCGGCCTACTACCTCAACCGGAGCGGCCACGCGATGCCCCTGCCCGACCGTGCTGGGTACGACGTGCCGCTCGTGCGGGGCCTCGAGGCGGAGGCCCCCTGGACGCAGCCCGACACCGCACAAACCCCGTCGTCGCTGCGTCGGGTGCTTCGGGCCCTTCCCGAGGCGGGGGTATCCAACCTCGTGGCCGAGATTGAGATGCAGCCCGACGATGCGATCGAACTTACGACGACCCCGATCGGCCCGCACGACGCCCTGCCGGTGCACCTCGGGAGCGGCAGCGTGTCCCGAAAACTGCGCACGCTCCGCGCCTTTGCGCGCCAGGTGCTCGCGTCGTCGCCGGACGAGCCGATCGAACGCATCGACCTCCGCTTCGATGGACAAGTGGTCACCCGAACGCGCCCGCTCGACGGATGA